From the Rhodanobacter soli genome, one window contains:
- a CDS encoding DegT/DnrJ/EryC1/StrS family aminotransferase: MLPRRHHELPPTAGLPLRPSDLLPGAPTLAADIAALLDTPPLQLECSGTAALLIALTTLREMQPQRGRVVVSAFTCPLVAIAVQQAGLELQLCDLRHGHYDMDPAALRAACDERTLAIMPTHLAGRVADVDDALAVARQVGAYVIEDAAQALGARRDGVSVGLAGDVGFFSLAAGKGLSIYEGGLLLARDPSLRERLAHTAARLVPRRPGWEWKRHIELLGYAALYRPWGLRLAYGNPLRRALRRGDPVAAVGDDFPLTIPLHRVGRWRQAVGAHAAVRLPAFLDRLSAQAQRRLSRLRQIGGVEVFDDDDGARGTWPFLLLLLPDRQRRDAALAQLWPSGYGVSRLFIHALPDYAYLAGIVPAQDVPHARDFAARSLTLGNSPWMTEADFEAVCAALEAVLR, from the coding sequence ATGCTGCCCCGCCGCCACCACGAACTGCCGCCCACTGCCGGCCTGCCGCTGCGGCCGAGCGACCTGCTCCCGGGCGCGCCGACCCTGGCCGCCGACATCGCCGCGCTGCTGGACACGCCGCCGCTGCAGCTGGAGTGCTCCGGCACCGCTGCGCTGCTGATCGCCTTGACCACGCTGCGCGAGATGCAGCCGCAGCGCGGTCGCGTGGTGGTGTCGGCGTTCACCTGTCCGCTGGTGGCGATCGCCGTGCAGCAGGCCGGATTGGAGCTGCAGCTGTGCGACCTGCGCCACGGCCATTACGACATGGATCCCGCCGCGCTGCGCGCCGCCTGCGACGAACGCACGCTGGCGATCATGCCCACCCATCTGGCCGGCCGCGTCGCCGACGTCGACGATGCGCTTGCCGTCGCGCGCCAGGTCGGCGCCTACGTGATCGAGGACGCCGCCCAGGCGCTGGGCGCACGCCGCGACGGCGTCAGCGTGGGGCTGGCCGGCGACGTGGGATTCTTCAGCCTGGCCGCCGGCAAAGGCCTGTCGATCTACGAAGGCGGACTGCTGCTGGCGCGCGACCCGTCGCTGCGCGAACGGTTGGCGCACACCGCCGCACGCCTCGTGCCGCGCCGCCCCGGCTGGGAATGGAAGCGCCACATCGAGCTGCTCGGCTACGCCGCGCTGTACCGGCCGTGGGGCTTGCGACTGGCGTATGGCAACCCCCTTCGTCGCGCCCTGCGTCGTGGCGATCCGGTGGCCGCCGTGGGCGACGACTTCCCGCTGACGATTCCGCTGCACCGCGTCGGCCGCTGGCGCCAGGCCGTCGGCGCACACGCCGCCGTCCGCCTGCCGGCGTTTCTCGACCGGCTGTCGGCGCAGGCGCAACGGCGCCTGTCGCGACTGCGCCAGATCGGCGGCGTCGAAGTGTTCGACGACGACGACGGCGCCCGCGGCACCTGGCCGTTCCTGTTGCTGCTGCTGCCTGACCGGCAACGCCGCGACGCCGCGCTGGCACAGCTGTGGCCGTCCGGCTACGGCGTCAGCCGCCTGTTCATCCACGCCCTGCCCGACTACGCCTATCTCGCCGGCATCGTGCCCGCACAGGATGTGCCGCACGCCCGTGATTTCGCCGCACGCAGCCTCACCCTCGGCAACAGCCCGTGGATGACCGAAGCGGATTTCGAGGCAGTTTGCGCTGCGCTGGAAGCGGTACTGCGCTGA
- a CDS encoding GNAT family N-acetyltransferase — MPFIAQLEPDALLGAFMAHPPVGFAAGHSAQGMPVFVAPFDVLTTADDALRRRMAGLPGYRRWGRLLRWRTRFAGTTVSEYAPLPSTVAPSALAQGLKAAYGRECRLLIVKDIAQDSPLLGAGDNAYARAFASACAAAGFVLLEGQALAWVPIDFGSNDEYLARLSSGRRKNIRRKLRSLAELEIEAVPTGDARFHDEATLAAFHALFDNVYAQSEIHFDRPAAAFFRAVLQDGGSGGVVFVYRHAGEMIGWNLCYEYGGRLIDKYVGFAYPQAREHNLYFVSWMHNLDYARQRGLSHYVAGWTDPEVKAFLGARMTFTRHAVYARNPLLRALLRRLGGHFESDRSWQAATGANDE, encoded by the coding sequence ATGCCTTTCATCGCACAACTCGAACCCGATGCCCTGCTCGGCGCCTTCATGGCGCACCCGCCGGTCGGTTTTGCAGCCGGCCATTCGGCGCAGGGCATGCCGGTGTTCGTGGCGCCGTTCGACGTGTTGACCACGGCCGACGACGCGTTGCGCCGGCGCATGGCCGGCCTGCCGGGCTACCGCCGCTGGGGCCGCCTGCTGCGCTGGCGCACGCGCTTCGCCGGCACCACCGTGTCCGAATACGCGCCTTTGCCGTCGACGGTGGCACCCTCTGCTTTGGCGCAGGGATTGAAAGCGGCGTATGGGCGCGAATGCCGGCTGCTGATCGTGAAGGACATCGCGCAGGATTCGCCGCTGCTCGGCGCGGGCGACAACGCGTATGCGCGCGCCTTCGCCAGCGCCTGCGCGGCGGCCGGCTTCGTGCTGCTGGAGGGCCAGGCGCTGGCGTGGGTGCCGATCGACTTCGGCTCGAACGACGAGTATCTCGCGCGGCTGTCGTCCGGCCGCCGGAAGAACATCCGGCGCAAGCTGCGCTCGCTGGCCGAACTGGAGATCGAAGCGGTGCCGACCGGCGACGCGCGCTTCCACGACGAGGCGACGCTGGCCGCGTTCCATGCGCTGTTCGACAACGTGTACGCGCAAAGCGAAATCCATTTCGACCGGCCGGCCGCGGCGTTCTTCCGCGCCGTACTGCAGGATGGCGGGAGCGGCGGCGTGGTGTTCGTCTATCGCCATGCCGGGGAGATGATCGGCTGGAATCTCTGCTACGAGTACGGCGGCCGGCTGATCGACAAGTACGTCGGCTTCGCCTATCCGCAGGCGCGCGAGCACAACCTGTACTTCGTCAGCTGGATGCACAATCTCGACTATGCGCGGCAGCGCGGGCTCAGCCATTACGTGGCCGGCTGGACCGATCCGGAAGTGAAGGCCTTCCTCGGCGCCCGCATGACCTTCACCCGCCACGCGGTGTATGCGCGCAACCCCTTGCTGCGGGCGTTGCTGCGCCGCCTGGGCGGCCATTTCGAAAGCGATCGCAGCTGGCAGGCGGCCACGGGGGCCAACGATGAGTAA
- a CDS encoding acyl carrier protein, with product MNDTIQQQVFEIIAKQAKTEVANVKPESTLKDLGVASLEAIELIFDIEEHFNINFPDQQGANFDSDSAQNLVDAVQKALADKAAADEGSK from the coding sequence ATGAACGACACCATCCAGCAGCAAGTGTTCGAGATCATCGCCAAGCAGGCCAAGACCGAGGTGGCCAACGTGAAGCCCGAGTCCACCCTGAAGGATCTGGGCGTCGCCTCGCTGGAGGCGATCGAGTTGATCTTCGACATCGAGGAACACTTCAACATCAATTTCCCCGACCAGCAAGGCGCCAACTTCGACAGCGACTCCGCGCAGAACCTCGTCGATGCGGTGCAAAAGGCGCTGGCCGACAAGGCCGCCGCCGACGAGGGATCGAAGTGA
- a CDS encoding beta-ketoacyl-[acyl-carrier-protein] synthase family protein, whose product MQGPASRRVAITGMGAISPLGVGAETLWQGLREGRSAIGPLHHPDAERLRVKVAAQVPDSFDPAANIDERTLPMLDRTSEFALHAAREAVAQSGLDFRQGQLGLRTAVIVGTGVGGETTQDEQSRRLYGENAARAHPLTIVRLMTNASASHISIAWGLHGPTFAVASACASANHAIIQAAQMIRWGLADVAITGGTEACLTYGALKAWEAMRVLADDTCRPFSINRRGLVLGEGAGIFVLESMEHAQARGATILAELAGSGMTADATDIVMPSADGAAAAMRQALDDAGLAPQDVDYVNAHGTGTQANDVTESRAIRLAFGAHAERLAVSSTKSMHGHALGASGALELVAVIGALRDSVVPPTANLDQVDPACDLDYVPNVGRPMPVRAALSNSFAFGGLNAVLALKRAS is encoded by the coding sequence ATGCAAGGCCCCGCCTCGCGCCGCGTGGCGATCACCGGCATGGGCGCGATCAGCCCGCTCGGCGTCGGTGCCGAGACGCTGTGGCAGGGCCTGCGCGAAGGCCGCAGCGCGATCGGCCCGCTGCATCACCCCGATGCCGAACGGTTGCGCGTGAAAGTCGCCGCGCAGGTGCCCGACAGCTTCGACCCGGCGGCGAACATCGACGAACGTACCCTGCCGATGCTCGACCGCACCTCGGAATTCGCGCTGCACGCAGCACGCGAGGCGGTCGCGCAATCCGGACTGGACTTCCGCCAGGGCCAGCTCGGCCTGCGCACCGCGGTGATCGTCGGCACCGGTGTGGGCGGCGAAACCACCCAGGACGAACAGAGCCGGCGCCTGTACGGGGAAAATGCCGCCCGCGCACACCCGCTGACCATCGTGCGGCTGATGACGAACGCCTCGGCCAGCCACATCAGCATCGCCTGGGGCCTGCACGGCCCCACCTTCGCGGTGGCCAGCGCCTGCGCCTCGGCCAACCACGCGATCATCCAGGCGGCGCAGATGATCCGCTGGGGCCTCGCCGACGTCGCCATCACCGGCGGCACCGAGGCCTGCCTCACCTACGGCGCACTGAAGGCATGGGAGGCCATGCGCGTGCTGGCCGACGACACCTGCCGCCCGTTCAGCATCAACCGCCGCGGCCTGGTGCTTGGCGAGGGCGCCGGCATCTTCGTGCTGGAATCCATGGAACACGCGCAAGCGCGGGGCGCCACCATCCTCGCCGAACTGGCCGGCAGCGGCATGACCGCCGACGCCACCGACATCGTGATGCCCAGCGCCGACGGCGCCGCCGCCGCGATGCGCCAGGCGCTGGACGATGCCGGCCTCGCGCCGCAGGACGTCGACTACGTCAACGCCCACGGTACCGGCACCCAGGCCAACGACGTCACCGAGAGCCGCGCGATCCGGCTCGCCTTCGGCGCGCACGCCGAACGCCTCGCGGTGTCCTCGACCAAGTCGATGCACGGCCACGCGCTGGGCGCTTCCGGCGCACTGGAGCTGGTGGCGGTGATCGGTGCGCTGCGCGACAGCGTGGTGCCGCCCACCGCCAATCTCGACCAGGTCGACCCGGCCTGCGACCTCGACTACGTGCCGAACGTCGGCCGACCGATGCCGGTGCGTGCCGCACTTTCCAACTCGTTCGCGTTCGGTGGACTCAACGCGGTGCTGGCGCTCAAGCGCGCTTCCTGA